A stretch of Longibacter salinarum DNA encodes these proteins:
- the rpsD gene encoding 30S ribosomal protein S4 — translation MARYRGPKQKIARRFKEPIFGPSKALERKPYPPGQHGRRRRRRESEYAVQLKEKQKAKYTYGLLEKQFKNLFDKASRQEGVTGENLLLLLESRLDNTVFRLGIGRTRRQARQFVSHRHIMVNDRIVNVPSYALRPNDVVSVRPKSRNLEVVKDNVQRQRRNFSWLDFDRDAMKGKFLDYPDRQDIPENINEQLIVELYSK, via the coding sequence ATGGCTCGTTACCGAGGCCCCAAGCAAAAAATCGCACGTCGCTTCAAGGAGCCGATCTTCGGCCCGTCGAAAGCGCTGGAGCGGAAGCCGTACCCCCCGGGACAGCACGGCCGTCGCCGTCGCCGTCGCGAGAGCGAATACGCGGTTCAGCTCAAAGAGAAGCAGAAAGCAAAATACACATACGGTCTGCTCGAGAAGCAGTTTAAGAACCTCTTCGATAAGGCATCGCGCCAGGAAGGGGTGACCGGTGAGAACCTGCTGCTTCTTCTGGAGTCGCGTCTCGACAACACGGTCTTCCGTCTCGGAATTGGGCGCACGCGCCGACAGGCTCGCCAGTTCGTGTCGCACCGCCACATTATGGTGAACGACCGGATTGTGAATGTCCCGTCGTACGCACTTCGCCCGAACGACGTCGTGTCGGTTCGTCCTAAGAGCCGCAACCTCGAGGTTGTCAAGGACAATGTTCAGCGTCAGCGCCGGAACTTCTCCTGGCTCGACTTCGACCGGGACGCGATGAAGGGTAAATTTCTGGACTACCCGGACCGGCAAGACATTCCAGAAAACATAAATGAGCAGCTGATTGTCGAGCTCTACTCGAAGTAA